A region of Miscanthus floridulus cultivar M001 unplaced genomic scaffold, ASM1932011v1 fs_698_4, whole genome shotgun sequence DNA encodes the following proteins:
- the LOC136532745 gene encoding trans-resveratrol di-O-methyltransferase-like translates to MDTSRDRGLTTGDELMQAQAELWNHVFAYTRSMSLRCAVELGIPDAVNRLGGAASVPELVAALSLPLPRAPYLRRLMRLLAHAGFFVFDAAAASYGLTPLSRLLVSTATRGAGGQGGLSPFALAMLHPVIVSPSMSLASWFRAADAVNAAARVPFESAHGRDLWAVAKDDREFGVAFNDAMACDGRFVMYVLVRDHSNVFRGLASLVDVGGGSGGAARAIATAFPRIRCSVLELPHVVAAVPTGELGGVEFVAGDMFEHVPKADAVLLKWILHGWDDENCVRLLRRCREAIPSKEDGGRVIVMDLVVGSSPADEKATETQLLWDVMMMGVVGSPERDEREWRKIFQDAGFSGHKIVAVLGIRSVIEVYP, encoded by the exons ATGGACACCAGCCGAGACAGGGGCCTcaccaccggcgacgagctcatGCAGGCGCAGGCCGAGCTCTGGAACCACGTCTTCGCGTACACAAGATCCATGTCCCTCCGATGCGCCGTCGAGCTGGGCATCCCCGACGCCGTCAACCGCCTCGGTGGCGCCGCATCGGTCCCGGAGCTTGTTGCGGCGCTCTCCCTGCCGCTGCCCAGGGCGCCGTATCTGCGCCGCCTCATGCGGCTGCTTGCGCACGCCGGGTTCTTCGTCtttgacgccgccgccgccagctatGGGCTGACCCCGCTCTCGCGCCTCCTCGTCTCCACGGCCACGCGCGGCGCCGGTGGGCAGGGCGGCCTCTCGCCGTTCGCGCTGGCCATGCTGCACCCTGTCATCGTGTCGCCGTCCATGTCCCTGGCGTCCTGGTTCCGCGCCGCAGACGCCGTCAACGCCGCGGCGCGCGTCCCGTTCGAGTCCGCGCACGGGCGCGACCTCTGGGCGGTGGCGAAGGACGACCGGGAGTTCGGGGTGGCGTTCAACGACGCCATGGCGTGCGACGGCCGGTTCGTGATGTACGTGCTCGTGCGCGACCACAGCAACGTGTTCCGAGGCCTCGCTTCTCTGGTCGACGTAGGCGGCGGGTCAGGCGGCGCCGCCAGGGCCATCGCCACCGCGTTCCCGCGCATCAGGTGCAGCGTCCTGGAGCTGCCGCACGTGGTTGCCGCCGTCCCAACAGGCGAACTCGGCGGCGTGGAGTTCGTCGCCGGGGACATGTTCGAGCATGTCCCCAAGGCCGACGCCGTCCTCCTCAAG TGGATCCTCCATGGATGGGACGACGAGAACTGCGTGCGTTTACTGCGGCGGTGCAGGGAGGCGATCCCTTCGAAGGAGGACGGCGGCAGGGTGATCGTGATGGACCTGGTTGTGGGATCGAGCCCGGCAGACGAGAAGGCCACCGAGACGCAGCTGCTGTGGGACGTGATGATGATGGGGGTGGTGGGGAGCCCCGAGCGGGACGAACGTGAGTGGCGCAAGATCTTCCAAGACGCAGGCTTCAGCGGCCACAAAATCGTTGCCGTCCTCGGGATCCGGTCTGTGATCGAGGTCTACCCTTGA